In one window of Henckelia pumila isolate YLH828 chromosome 1, ASM3356847v2, whole genome shotgun sequence DNA:
- the LOC140870704 gene encoding uncharacterized protein codes for MKIQQHFTFVHYPQSNGQVEVINRSLVQSLKTRLGKAQGNCVEELPSVLWSYRTTPRIGTGKTPFSMVYGNEAVLPAEIGEESARIIFYDEENGERRMEDLDFLDEKREAAAIRMEAYKNRIARSYNRRVHRKGFQVGDLVLMRVQEVAVGKLDPK; via the coding sequence atgaaaattcaGCAACACTTCACCTTTGTCCATTATCCTCAGAGTAATGGTCAGGTGGAGGTGATTAATAGGTCTTTGGTGCAAAGCTTGAAGACGCGCTTGGGAAAAGCCCAGGGAAATTGTGTGGAAGAGCTCCCTAGTGTGTTATGGTCATATCGTACCACACCGAGAATTGGGACTGGAAAGACTCCATTTAGTATGGTGTACGGAAATGAGGCTGTCCTGCCAGCAGAAATTGGAGAAGAGTCGGCTCGGATCATTTTCTATGATGAGGAAAATGGAGAAAGGAGGATGGAAGACTTAGACTTTTTGGATGAAAAGAGAGAAGCTGCTGCTATCAGAATGGAGGCATACAAGAACAGGATAGCTCGGTCTTATAATCGTCGGGTGCACAGGAAGGGTTTTCAGGTAGGAGATTTGGTGCTCATGAGAGTTCAGGAGGTGGCTGTAGGGAAGCTCGACCCTAAGTAG